From Paenibacillus graminis, a single genomic window includes:
- a CDS encoding PolC-type DNA polymerase III: MEQNVERRKRFELLMKQGEIPPSIIDPYFLDGHIERVEISRGNHDWHIVIVKESLVPAQTYRTFVLRMREKLQHIAKVSFLFLYDEKISRAELVQEYWGLFLEWVQREIPSVNGWLTRSTQELQDGTLLLSLNDSMSLELARKKGIEGAIVKFYDKFFGLSLKVKLQIAENESKADAYEEFQQKLQQEQRELVEMMMMASEPDEPEDEGDPNEVIKLQVGYEIKEQAVPILEIQDEEKKITIQGTIFGLESKELRNGNTLFTFCITDFTDSLQIKMFAKTKEDLKVMGQLANGKWVRARGKVEYDRFMQIPELVMIPSDLSEVQAPPARKDLAPVKRVEFHLHTTMSTMDAVAPIDAYVKTAAKWGHPAIAVTDHGVVQSFPDADHAAHKHKIKMLYGVEANVVNDSVNIVENPQPLDLKKATYVVFDIETTGLSITRNNITELAAVKMCEGKELDRYTTFVNPHEKIPYHIQQLTNITDEMVKDAPDLEPVLEEFVEFVGDSVLVAHNARFDMGFIQASLTKLGKPILPNPSLDTLELARLLFPSMKNHRLNTLADKYKVLLESHHRAVDDTVALAGILNGLLADAEKLKNITRLERLNDYVGNDLSNVRPFHCGIYALNPAGKKNLYKLISMSHTEYYKRVPCIPKSKLEEHRDGLLVISGCERGEFFEAVLNKTVEEAMEVAQFYDVLEIQPLTMYMHLVDKGFVASPEDLRGVVRKICEIGEQLNKPVIATGNVHYLEPRDKLFRDITIHGITGFSPLKDQRKPDAHFRTTDEMLTEFEFLGAEKAMEVVVTNTVALADRFEEYPLFPSELFTPVIEGADEEIRNTCYNTAKSIYGEDLPEVVVARLEKELAPIIKYGFSANYLISERLVKKSNQDGYLVGSRGSVGSSVVATFLGISEVNPLPAHYICANPECRHSEWFLDGSVPSGFDLPDKDCPDCGGKLRGEGQDIPFETFLGFKGDKVPDIDLNFSGEYQPNAHNFTKTMFGPDNVFRAGTIGTVAEKTAFGFTKKYEEHHQKRWRGAEVGRLAAGCTGVKRSTGQHPGGIVVLPDYMEIEDITPVQYPADDVTAEWKTTHFDYHAFDANLLKLDILGHDDPTMMRMLQDLTGVDPTTIPMNDPKVMSMFNSTEALGVRPDQIRTPVATYGVPEMGTKFVRQMLVESKPSSFADLLQISGLSHGTGVWLGNAQELIKNNTCNIKTVIGCRDDIMLYLIYKAGMDAGLAFKITESVRKGKGLSAEWIEEMKKCKVPAWYIDSCLKIQYMFPKAHAAAYVISAVRTAYFKLYYPIEYYATYFSVRAADFDIELCCKGYEAIGRQIVEIEQKGFQALPKEKAMLPVLEMALEMTARGFTFKNIDLYRSDATKFTVDGTSLIPPFSSLAGIGDNAAINIAAAKEAGEFLSIEDFQQKSKASKTVVELLNGMGCFRGLPESNQLSLF; this comes from the coding sequence ATGGAACAGAACGTGGAGAGAAGAAAGCGGTTCGAGCTTTTAATGAAGCAGGGAGAAATTCCGCCCTCGATCATTGATCCCTACTTCTTGGACGGACACATTGAACGTGTGGAGATCAGCCGCGGCAATCATGATTGGCATATTGTTATTGTCAAAGAAAGTTTGGTTCCGGCCCAGACGTACCGGACTTTTGTACTTAGAATGCGTGAGAAGCTGCAGCATATTGCCAAAGTCAGCTTTTTGTTCCTATATGATGAGAAAATTAGCAGAGCGGAGCTAGTGCAGGAATATTGGGGGCTTTTTCTGGAATGGGTCCAGCGGGAGATTCCTTCTGTCAATGGCTGGCTGACGCGTTCCACTCAGGAATTGCAGGACGGGACGCTGCTGCTGAGCCTGAACGACTCTATGTCACTCGAATTGGCCCGGAAAAAAGGCATCGAAGGCGCGATTGTGAAATTTTACGATAAATTTTTCGGCCTCTCCCTGAAGGTTAAGCTGCAGATTGCCGAGAATGAGAGCAAAGCGGATGCCTATGAGGAATTCCAGCAGAAGCTGCAGCAGGAGCAGCGGGAGCTGGTGGAAATGATGATGATGGCCAGCGAGCCGGACGAGCCTGAAGACGAAGGTGATCCGAACGAAGTGATCAAGCTCCAGGTAGGGTATGAAATCAAGGAGCAGGCTGTACCGATCCTTGAAATCCAGGATGAAGAAAAGAAAATCACAATCCAGGGAACCATCTTCGGACTCGAGAGCAAGGAGCTGCGCAACGGCAATACGCTGTTCACTTTCTGCATCACGGACTTTACGGATTCACTGCAAATTAAGATGTTTGCCAAAACTAAGGAAGATCTGAAGGTTATGGGACAACTGGCGAACGGCAAATGGGTCAGAGCACGCGGCAAAGTGGAATACGACCGTTTTATGCAGATTCCTGAGCTGGTCATGATTCCTTCGGATTTGTCCGAGGTGCAGGCACCGCCTGCCCGTAAAGATTTGGCTCCAGTCAAGCGGGTAGAATTTCATCTGCATACGACGATGAGCACGATGGATGCGGTTGCACCCATTGATGCCTATGTCAAAACAGCCGCCAAATGGGGGCATCCGGCCATTGCAGTCACTGATCATGGCGTGGTACAGAGCTTTCCCGATGCCGATCACGCGGCCCATAAACATAAAATCAAAATGCTATACGGTGTTGAAGCCAATGTCGTTAATGACTCGGTGAATATTGTCGAGAATCCGCAGCCGCTTGACCTGAAAAAAGCCACCTATGTTGTGTTCGATATCGAGACCACCGGTTTGTCGATTACGCGCAATAATATTACTGAGCTGGCGGCAGTCAAAATGTGCGAAGGCAAGGAGCTGGACCGTTATACGACATTTGTCAATCCGCATGAAAAGATCCCTTACCATATTCAGCAGCTGACCAACATTACAGATGAAATGGTGAAGGATGCGCCGGATCTGGAGCCTGTGCTGGAGGAGTTCGTGGAATTTGTCGGGGACAGCGTCCTGGTCGCCCACAATGCCAGATTTGATATGGGGTTTATCCAGGCTTCACTGACGAAGCTGGGCAAGCCGATATTGCCCAACCCCTCGCTGGATACACTGGAGCTGGCCCGTCTCCTGTTCCCCAGCATGAAGAATCACCGTCTGAACACATTGGCGGATAAATATAAGGTTCTGCTGGAGAGCCATCACCGTGCGGTGGATGATACCGTTGCACTGGCGGGCATCTTGAACGGCTTGCTGGCAGATGCGGAGAAGCTCAAGAACATCACCCGTCTGGAGCGGCTGAATGATTATGTCGGCAATGATCTCTCCAATGTCCGGCCGTTCCACTGCGGCATTTATGCGCTTAATCCGGCAGGCAAAAAAAATCTGTATAAGCTGATTTCCATGTCACATACGGAATATTACAAGCGCGTGCCCTGCATTCCCAAGTCCAAGCTGGAAGAGCACAGGGATGGCCTGCTGGTGATTTCCGGCTGTGAACGCGGCGAGTTTTTTGAGGCTGTGCTGAATAAGACGGTGGAGGAAGCGATGGAAGTCGCGCAATTTTACGATGTTCTGGAGATTCAGCCGCTGACGATGTACATGCATCTGGTGGACAAGGGGTTTGTGGCCAGTCCGGAGGATTTGCGTGGTGTTGTGCGCAAGATCTGCGAGATTGGCGAGCAGCTGAATAAGCCAGTCATCGCCACTGGAAATGTGCATTATCTGGAGCCTCGGGACAAGCTGTTCCGCGATATTACGATTCATGGGATTACCGGCTTCAGCCCGCTGAAGGACCAGCGCAAGCCGGACGCCCATTTCCGCACAACAGATGAGATGCTCACTGAATTTGAATTCCTTGGTGCGGAAAAAGCGATGGAAGTTGTCGTTACGAACACTGTTGCGCTGGCCGATCGGTTTGAGGAATATCCGCTTTTTCCAAGCGAGCTGTTCACGCCTGTCATCGAAGGTGCTGACGAAGAAATCCGCAATACCTGCTACAATACGGCAAAATCAATCTATGGCGAAGACCTGCCAGAGGTTGTCGTTGCCCGGCTGGAAAAGGAACTGGCGCCGATTATCAAATACGGCTTCTCTGCCAACTATCTCATCTCGGAGCGCCTTGTTAAAAAGTCGAATCAGGATGGATATCTGGTCGGCTCGCGTGGTTCCGTAGGCTCCTCTGTAGTTGCAACCTTCCTCGGGATCTCCGAGGTTAATCCGCTGCCTGCGCATTATATCTGCGCTAATCCGGAGTGCCGGCACAGCGAGTGGTTTCTTGACGGGAGCGTTCCAAGCGGCTTCGACCTTCCGGACAAGGATTGCCCGGACTGTGGAGGCAAGCTCAGGGGGGAAGGGCAGGATATTCCCTTTGAGACCTTCCTCGGGTTTAAGGGAGATAAGGTTCCCGATATCGATCTTAACTTTTCGGGTGAATATCAGCCGAATGCCCATAATTTTACCAAGACCATGTTCGGACCGGACAATGTTTTCCGGGCAGGTACTATCGGTACAGTAGCCGAAAAAACCGCCTTCGGCTTCACGAAGAAATATGAGGAACATCACCAGAAGCGCTGGCGCGGAGCCGAGGTCGGGCGTCTGGCGGCAGGCTGCACAGGTGTGAAACGGAGCACAGGCCAGCATCCCGGCGGTATCGTCGTTTTGCCGGATTATATGGAGATCGAAGATATTACTCCAGTGCAGTACCCCGCGGATGACGTCACTGCCGAATGGAAGACCACCCATTTCGATTATCACGCGTTCGATGCGAACCTGCTGAAGCTCGATATTCTGGGACACGATGATCCGACCATGATGCGTATGCTTCAGGATTTGACGGGCGTTGACCCGACGACCATTCCGATGAATGATCCCAAGGTTATGAGCATGTTCAATTCCACGGAGGCGCTTGGAGTCAGACCGGACCAGATCCGCACGCCGGTAGCCACCTATGGAGTACCGGAAATGGGGACGAAGTTTGTCCGGCAGATGCTGGTAGAGTCGAAACCGTCCAGCTTTGCCGACTTGCTGCAGATCTCCGGATTGTCCCACGGGACAGGAGTCTGGCTGGGCAATGCCCAGGAGCTCATCAAGAACAACACCTGCAACATCAAGACAGTTATCGGCTGCCGCGACGATATTATGCTCTACCTGATCTACAAGGCGGGAATGGACGCGGGGCTGGCCTTCAAAATTACCGAGAGTGTCCGTAAGGGGAAGGGCTTGTCCGCCGAATGGATCGAGGAAATGAAAAAATGCAAGGTACCCGCCTGGTATATTGATTCCTGCCTGAAGATCCAGTACATGTTCCCGAAGGCGCATGCTGCCGCCTATGTTATTTCCGCAGTACGCACCGCTTACTTCAAACTGTATTATCCTATTGAATATTATGCGACCTATTTTTCGGTCCGGGCGGCCGATTTTGACATTGAGTTATGCTGCAAAGGCTATGAGGCGATCGGCCGGCAAATCGTAGAAATTGAGCAAAAAGGCTTCCAGGCGCTGCCGAAGGAAAAAGCGATGCTGCCTGTGCTGGAAATGGCTCTGGAGATGACCGCGCGCGGCTTCACCTTCAAGAATATCGATTTGTACCGTTCCGACGCCACCAAATTTACCGTTGACGGCACCAGCCTGATTCCTCCATTCTCTTCGCTTGCGGGAATCGGGGACAATGCCGCCATCAATATCGCTGCTGCGAAGGAAGCTGGAGAGTTCCTGTCCATTGAGGACTTCCAGCAGAAATCAAAGGCGAGCAAGACGGTTGTCGAACTGCTGAACGGCATGGGCTGCTTCCGCGGATTGCCGGAGAGCAACCAGCTGTCACTGTTTTAA
- the proS gene encoding proline--tRNA ligase, which yields MAKDKQFVTEITPQGEDFSRWYIDVIKKADLMDYSPVRGCIVFKPDGFEIWEHIQEEMNRRFKETGHRNAYFPMFIPESFFQKEKDHIEGFNPELPWVTEAGGDKLEERLAIRPTSETMIGHMYSKWIQSYRDLPVLINQWANVVRWEKRTLPFIRTSEFLWQEGHTAHENETEAREETMQMLEIYRDFVEGYLAIPVITGQKTPSERFAGAVDTYSIEAMMKDGRAVQAGTSHYLGTKFAVAFEIQYLSRDNVLEYVHTTSWGTSTRLIGSMIMVHGDDRGLALPPKVAPTQVIMIPIGPPKTREAVIGRTDELFKELKQAGVRVRVDDRSDVTPGWKFNEYEMRGVPVRLELGPRDMENGVCVLVSRISGEKKVIQQENLVEEVQAMLEQVHNEMFERALKFREDHFYSVDTLNEMKASMEEKRGFALAGWCGSEECESKVKEETGATSRNIPFNPAETKQVCICCGKPAEHTVVFAKAY from the coding sequence ATGGCCAAAGATAAGCAGTTCGTTACGGAGATTACGCCGCAGGGCGAGGATTTCTCACGCTGGTATATTGATGTAATCAAAAAAGCGGATTTGATGGACTATTCTCCAGTCCGCGGCTGTATTGTGTTCAAACCGGACGGTTTTGAAATCTGGGAGCATATTCAGGAGGAAATGAACCGCCGCTTCAAGGAGACGGGGCACCGCAACGCGTATTTTCCGATGTTCATTCCGGAGAGCTTTTTCCAGAAGGAAAAGGATCATATTGAAGGCTTCAACCCTGAGCTGCCATGGGTGACGGAGGCGGGCGGGGACAAATTGGAAGAACGACTGGCGATTCGTCCAACCTCGGAAACGATGATTGGCCATATGTACTCCAAATGGATTCAGTCTTACCGTGATCTCCCTGTCCTGATCAATCAATGGGCCAACGTGGTCCGCTGGGAGAAGCGCACACTGCCGTTCATCCGCACGAGTGAGTTCCTCTGGCAGGAAGGCCACACGGCGCACGAGAATGAAACAGAAGCACGTGAAGAAACGATGCAGATGCTGGAGATCTACCGCGATTTTGTAGAAGGCTATCTGGCGATACCGGTCATTACCGGCCAGAAGACGCCTTCGGAACGTTTTGCCGGTGCGGTGGACACGTATTCCATTGAAGCCATGATGAAAGACGGACGTGCTGTTCAGGCGGGAACCTCGCATTACCTGGGCACCAAATTTGCGGTTGCATTTGAAATCCAGTATCTGAGCCGGGACAACGTTCTTGAGTATGTACATACCACTTCTTGGGGGACAAGCACACGCCTGATCGGTTCCATGATTATGGTTCATGGGGATGACCGCGGGCTTGCACTGCCGCCAAAAGTTGCCCCTACTCAAGTCATTATGATTCCGATCGGCCCTCCCAAAACCCGCGAAGCCGTTATCGGACGTACGGACGAACTGTTCAAGGAACTTAAACAAGCGGGTGTCCGTGTGCGTGTCGATGACCGGAGTGATGTAACGCCTGGCTGGAAGTTCAATGAATATGAAATGCGCGGAGTGCCAGTCCGTCTGGAGCTGGGACCGCGTGATATGGAGAATGGTGTCTGTGTGCTCGTCTCGCGTATCAGCGGGGAGAAGAAGGTTATCCAGCAGGAGAACCTGGTAGAAGAAGTACAGGCGATGCTGGAGCAGGTGCATAACGAAATGTTTGAGCGCGCGCTGAAATTCCGTGAGGATCACTTCTATTCGGTGGATACACTCAATGAGATGAAGGCATCCATGGAGGAGAAACGCGGCTTCGCGCTGGCAGGCTGGTGCGGCTCCGAGGAATGCGAATCCAAGGTCAAGGAAGAAACCGGCGCAACCAGCCGCAACATTCCCTTTAACCCGGCCGAAACGAAGCAGGTCTGCATTTGCTGCGGCAAGCCGGCTGAGCATACGGTTGTTTTTGCCAAAGCCTATTAA
- the rseP gene encoding RIP metalloprotease RseP, producing the protein MEMVRVVFLTVLMFFVLVTVHEWGHYYFAKRAGILVREFAIGFGPKLFSYKRNETQFTLRLLPFGGYARMAGEDPEIIEIGPGQTIAVRLGQDNKVKNIYLDSLDTRRNVIRGEAQYTDLENELKIRLDVDGEVTVYDVHPQAMLIKGTQQTQIAPKDRQFGSKTVGQRAIAIFAGPVMNFLLAFVLFAIHLQMAGIPIENPTYVKIGDVSANMPAEEAGLKKGDIVVSVNGEKIGGDYQKMISLTSASKGKEMQWTLQRGEETYNVAMIPRSMEGEEGGKVGITPELPTRQAGFGETITKSGTAMVDTTKLIFIGFKQLINKFNMDDISGPVGTFQMTGQIAQQGIQYLTYWAAILSLYLGIFNLLPIPALDGSRLVFLGVEALRGKPVDPSREGMVHFVGFALLFLVMIAVTYNDILRLISG; encoded by the coding sequence ATGGAAATGGTAAGAGTCGTTTTTTTAACGGTGCTCATGTTCTTTGTACTGGTGACAGTACATGAGTGGGGGCATTATTATTTTGCCAAACGCGCCGGTATTCTCGTGCGGGAATTTGCTATCGGTTTCGGTCCGAAACTGTTTTCTTATAAACGCAATGAAACCCAGTTCACCCTTCGTCTGCTGCCCTTTGGGGGATATGCGCGGATGGCCGGTGAAGACCCGGAGATCATTGAGATTGGCCCTGGACAAACCATCGCCGTGAGACTGGGACAAGATAATAAGGTCAAGAACATTTACCTGGATTCCCTCGATACGCGCAGAAATGTAATCCGTGGTGAAGCGCAGTATACGGATCTGGAGAACGAACTGAAAATCCGCCTTGATGTGGACGGGGAAGTAACTGTCTATGATGTTCATCCGCAAGCCATGCTGATCAAAGGTACCCAGCAGACGCAGATTGCGCCCAAGGACCGTCAATTTGGCAGCAAAACGGTTGGGCAGCGCGCAATAGCAATTTTTGCCGGACCAGTGATGAACTTCCTGCTGGCCTTTGTGCTGTTTGCGATTCATCTGCAAATGGCAGGTATTCCTATCGAGAACCCTACCTATGTGAAGATCGGTGATGTCAGCGCGAACATGCCGGCTGAAGAAGCCGGACTGAAGAAAGGCGATATTGTTGTATCTGTCAATGGGGAGAAAATTGGCGGGGATTACCAGAAGATGATTTCACTGACGTCGGCGTCCAAAGGCAAGGAGATGCAATGGACACTTCAGCGCGGCGAAGAAACCTATAACGTAGCTATGATTCCCCGCAGCATGGAGGGGGAAGAAGGGGGCAAAGTGGGGATTACCCCTGAACTGCCTACCCGTCAAGCCGGTTTCGGTGAGACCATAACCAAATCAGGCACGGCCATGGTTGATACAACCAAGCTGATCTTCATCGGATTCAAGCAATTGATCAATAAATTCAACATGGACGACATCTCCGGTCCTGTAGGCACTTTCCAAATGACAGGTCAGATTGCACAGCAGGGTATTCAGTATTTAACGTATTGGGCGGCCATTCTCAGCCTGTATCTGGGCATATTCAATCTGCTGCCGATTCCGGCGCTGGACGGAAGCCGTCTCGTCTTCCTCGGTGTAGAGGCGCTGCGCGGCAAGCCAGTCGATCCAAGCCGGGAAGGCATGGTGCATTTCGTAGGCTTCGCACTGCTGTTTCTGGTGATGATTGCCGTTACCTATAATGATATATTGCGGCTCATCAGCGGTTAA
- a CDS encoding 1-deoxy-D-xylulose-5-phosphate reductoisomerase yields the protein MKKISILGSTGSVGTQTLDVIAMHPDAFEVDGLSAGSNIALLLEQVRRFKPRRVSVSTKELAEEIRASLPSGVELFSGNEGMVEIAAGGDADTVVTAVMGSVGLHSTLAAIEAGRHIGLANKETLVTAGHLVTELAGHKGVQLLPIDSEHSAIFQCLNGENREDVSCITLTASGGSFRDLTRDQLKNVTVEDALRHPNWSMGAKITIDSATMVNKGLEVIEAHWLFGLPYEQIQVLLHPESIIHSYVEFRDSSIMAQLGSPDMRVPIQYALTYPDRWASPAKRLSLAEAQRLTFREMDFARFPALKLAIECGKAGGTAPTAFNAANEIAVARFLRNEIPFLRIEEIIEEVLQHHERAAYPNLEQIEDCDRITRELASNL from the coding sequence GTGAAAAAAATAAGTATTCTCGGCTCGACGGGGTCGGTTGGCACGCAGACACTGGATGTCATCGCCATGCACCCGGATGCCTTTGAAGTGGACGGGCTTTCGGCAGGCAGCAATATTGCCCTGCTGCTGGAGCAGGTCCGGCGTTTCAAGCCGCGCCGTGTTTCTGTGTCCACGAAGGAACTGGCCGAGGAGATAAGAGCCAGTCTCCCGTCCGGTGTAGAGCTGTTCAGCGGAAACGAAGGAATGGTTGAGATTGCTGCTGGAGGAGATGCAGACACCGTTGTAACGGCGGTGATGGGCAGTGTAGGCCTGCATTCGACGCTTGCGGCCATTGAAGCGGGACGTCATATTGGACTAGCCAATAAAGAAACACTTGTAACAGCCGGACATCTGGTGACAGAACTGGCCGGGCACAAAGGGGTCCAACTGCTGCCGATCGACAGCGAGCATTCAGCTATATTCCAGTGTCTGAACGGTGAGAACCGGGAAGATGTTTCCTGCATCACGCTTACCGCTTCAGGGGGCTCTTTCCGGGACCTTACCCGGGATCAGCTTAAAAATGTTACAGTTGAAGATGCGCTTCGCCATCCCAACTGGAGCATGGGAGCCAAGATCACAATTGACTCTGCTACCATGGTCAATAAAGGATTGGAAGTTATCGAAGCCCATTGGCTGTTCGGTCTGCCGTATGAACAGATTCAAGTGCTGCTCCATCCGGAGAGCATTATCCATTCCTACGTGGAGTTCCGGGACAGCAGCATTATGGCTCAGCTTGGCAGCCCGGATATGCGGGTACCTATTCAATATGCGCTCACTTATCCGGACCGCTGGGCTTCGCCGGCGAAACGGTTGTCTTTGGCTGAAGCCCAGCGCTTAACTTTCCGGGAGATGGACTTTGCGCGTTTTCCGGCCCTGAAGCTTGCCATTGAGTGCGGCAAGGCCGGCGGGACAGCTCCCACTGCGTTTAATGCCGCTAACGAAATCGCGGTTGCCCGTTTCCTGCGAAATGAAATTCCTTTTTTGCGGATTGAAGAGATTATTGAAGAAGTGCTTCAGCATCATGAACGGGCAGCTTACCCGAATCTGGAGCAAATTGAGGACTGTGACCGGATAACCCGTGAGCTCGCGAGCAATCTATAA
- a CDS encoding phosphatidate cytidylyltransferase, whose product MKQRLITGIVAGAVFLGLCFWGGWPYQLLLTAMALIGYYEFVKMTGTQTFGGTAILGYLSIMCFMIPWDLMGVAEFLSWEQGIWLLLLLFLLITVFSKNKQDIKITALMFTGIVYIGMGFSYMAIARGANDGHGVVWTFLLLCCIWGSDAGAYFVGRSFGKNKLWPAISPNKTVEGALGGVLISILFAIGFALFIPDLLTIGRALLIGLSCAVLGQLGDLVQSAYKRVYGIKDSGSLLPGHGGILDRCDSWIIVFPFVHIVMLMPYY is encoded by the coding sequence TTGAAGCAGCGATTGATTACCGGAATTGTTGCCGGAGCGGTGTTTTTGGGATTGTGCTTTTGGGGAGGCTGGCCGTACCAGCTGCTGCTTACAGCTATGGCCCTCATCGGCTATTATGAATTTGTGAAAATGACGGGCACGCAAACCTTCGGCGGTACCGCCATATTAGGTTATTTGTCCATAATGTGCTTTATGATCCCATGGGATTTAATGGGGGTTGCTGAATTTTTATCTTGGGAACAAGGGATTTGGCTGCTTCTGCTGCTGTTCCTATTGATCACGGTATTCAGCAAGAATAAGCAGGATATTAAAATTACGGCTCTGATGTTTACAGGGATTGTATACATAGGAATGGGTTTTTCCTATATGGCCATTGCCCGCGGTGCAAATGACGGGCATGGGGTAGTCTGGACCTTCCTGCTGTTATGCTGTATTTGGGGAAGTGATGCAGGTGCCTATTTTGTAGGCAGAAGCTTTGGCAAAAATAAGCTGTGGCCGGCAATCAGCCCCAACAAAACGGTAGAGGGAGCACTGGGTGGAGTCTTGATCTCCATACTGTTTGCTATTGGTTTTGCCTTATTTATTCCTGATCTGCTGACTATTGGACGCGCACTGCTTATCGGGTTATCATGCGCGGTTCTGGGTCAGCTTGGAGATCTTGTACAATCTGCCTATAAACGGGTGTACGGTATTAAGGATTCAGGCTCGCTGCTGCCTGGTCATGGAGGAATTCTTGACCGCTGTGACAGCTGGATTATCGTATTTCCTTTCGTACATATCGTAATGCTTATGCCTTACTATTAA
- a CDS encoding isoprenyl transferase has protein sequence MIKRIQAWLSRKDRQEQPVEISPDNIPRHVAVIMDGNGRWAKRRGLPRIVGHQNGMKAVKRTTIAANDLGVEFLTMYAFSTENWKRPKEEVDFLMRLPVEFLALELDELIEKNVQVRVMGDTDALPAHTRKAMEEAVNRTKHNTGLILNFALNYGSRKEIEDCMRGLGRDIQAGLLSPEDITSQLIDNRLMTSGLPDPDLLIRTSGEMRLSNFMLWQVAYSEFWFTDAYWPEFDKTHLLQAVAEYQRRTRRYGGLK, from the coding sequence ATGATCAAACGGATTCAAGCGTGGCTGAGCCGTAAAGACAGGCAGGAGCAGCCAGTCGAGATTTCACCGGATAACATCCCCCGGCATGTCGCAGTCATTATGGATGGGAATGGCCGCTGGGCGAAACGGCGCGGCTTGCCGCGAATCGTTGGGCACCAGAACGGGATGAAGGCAGTCAAACGTACCACGATTGCTGCGAATGATCTGGGAGTGGAGTTCTTGACCATGTACGCTTTCTCTACTGAGAACTGGAAACGGCCGAAGGAAGAAGTAGACTTTTTGATGCGTCTGCCAGTGGAGTTCTTGGCTCTGGAGCTGGATGAACTTATCGAAAAGAACGTGCAAGTGCGTGTGATGGGCGATACCGATGCCCTGCCCGCCCATACCCGCAAGGCGATGGAAGAGGCAGTAAACCGGACTAAGCATAATACAGGTCTTATATTAAATTTTGCGCTAAATTATGGCTCACGCAAAGAAATCGAAGATTGCATGCGCGGGTTGGGCCGGGATATTCAGGCGGGTTTACTGTCACCGGAGGATATAACATCTCAGCTGATAGACAACAGGCTGATGACCTCAGGTCTGCCTGACCCTGATCTTTTGATCCGTACGAGTGGGGAGATGCGTCTCAGCAACTTTATGCTCTGGCAGGTTGCCTATAGTGAATTTTGGTTTACCGATGCCTATTGGCCGGAGTTTGACAAAACGCATTTGCTGCAGGCTGTGGCGGAGTATCAGCGCCGCACACGCCGTTATGGTGGACTGAAGTAG
- the frr gene encoding ribosome recycling factor, whose product MPQSVKKNAEERMEKAILSLKRDLATLRAGRASTSLLDRIQVEYYGAPTPVNQLANISTPDSRTLLIQPWDKTSMSDIERAILKSDIGITPANDGTIIRLSIPPLTEERRTELVKFTKKFGEEAKVAIRNIRRDANDDIKKMEKNGISEDESHGHQEDIQKSTDKFIAEVDKVLLAKEKEIMEV is encoded by the coding sequence ATGCCACAATCGGTGAAGAAAAATGCCGAAGAGCGTATGGAAAAAGCAATTTTATCGCTAAAACGCGATTTGGCGACACTGCGGGCGGGACGCGCTTCTACGTCTCTTCTGGACCGCATTCAAGTTGAGTATTACGGTGCGCCTACCCCTGTCAACCAGCTGGCCAATATCAGCACACCGGATTCACGGACATTGCTGATTCAGCCCTGGGATAAAACTTCGATGTCCGACATCGAACGTGCAATCCTCAAATCGGATATCGGGATTACTCCAGCGAACGATGGAACGATTATCCGCTTATCCATCCCGCCGCTGACCGAAGAACGCCGCACCGAGCTGGTGAAATTCACCAAGAAATTTGGTGAGGAAGCCAAGGTAGCTATCCGGAACATCCGCCGTGATGCCAATGATGACATCAAGAAGATGGAGAAGAACGGAATTTCGGAAGATGAATCCCACGGGCACCAGGAGGACATTCAGAAGTCAACGGATAAGTTCATAGCTGAAGTTGATAAAGTGCTCTTGGCCAAAGAAAAAGAGATTATGGAAGTATAA